In Candidatus Eisenbacteria bacterium, the following are encoded in one genomic region:
- a CDS encoding NHL repeat-containing protein, with translation MPETPVPARPVPRRSFERTTLAGVLLLACGAAAPGSPDLAMPERIVWGFRDGVPFNQPRGIAIDGVRGEVVVANTGAHRIEIFSLAGRPLERMVHRVRAADGSWRDGLPRCVAIAADGSYLVADNLASAISVLDRRGRVKGTLEPSFRVSGSASALHVSRTGDVWVGGPPRDDRVHRFDASLDSVSVWGESGAAAGSLKNITAITTLPDGDVAVACAGTELAIQIFSPDGTFRFGFGVHDLGPGNFSLPSGIAATDDGRLWISDEIRQNVQVFDLKGTYIGAFGGKGLGPSDFLYPSALASDRKATVAVAEREAGRIQIFSVIGGGEGSEPKPQ, from the coding sequence TTGCCCGAGACGCCCGTTCCTGCCCGGCCCGTTCCGCGCCGCTCGTTCGAGCGCACCACGCTCGCCGGCGTGCTGCTCCTCGCGTGTGGGGCGGCTGCGCCCGGCTCTCCGGATCTCGCGATGCCGGAGCGCATCGTGTGGGGATTCCGGGACGGCGTGCCCTTCAACCAGCCCCGTGGCATCGCGATCGACGGTGTCCGAGGCGAGGTGGTCGTCGCGAACACGGGCGCCCATCGCATCGAGATCTTCTCGCTCGCGGGGCGTCCTCTCGAGCGGATGGTGCACCGCGTCCGCGCCGCCGACGGCTCGTGGCGGGACGGCCTGCCCCGGTGCGTCGCGATTGCCGCAGACGGAAGCTACCTCGTCGCCGACAACCTGGCCTCCGCGATCAGCGTTCTCGACCGCAGGGGACGGGTGAAGGGAACGCTGGAACCCTCGTTCCGCGTGAGCGGATCCGCGAGCGCGCTCCACGTATCGCGGACGGGGGACGTCTGGGTGGGAGGACCGCCGCGCGACGACCGCGTCCACCGGTTCGACGCCTCGCTCGATTCCGTCTCGGTGTGGGGCGAGAGCGGTGCGGCCGCGGGCAGCCTCAAGAACATCACCGCGATCACCACCCTCCCCGACGGTGATGTCGCGGTCGCGTGCGCCGGCACCGAGCTCGCGATCCAGATCTTCTCGCCCGATGGGACGTTCCGGTTCGGCTTCGGCGTGCACGACCTCGGGCCGGGCAACTTCTCGCTCCCTTCGGGCATCGCGGCCACCGACGACGGCCGGCTCTGGATCAGCGACGAGATTCGGCAGAACGTGCAGGTCTTCGATCTGAAGGGGACGTACATCGGAGCGTTCGGAGGCAAGGGCCTCGGACCGTCCGACTTCCTGTATCCCAGCGCGCTCGCAAGCGACCGTAAGGCCACGGTCGCGGTGGCGGAACGGGAGG